The Reyranella humidisoli DNA segment CTCGGCATCAACATCGATCACGTCGCCACGGTACGTAACGCCCGCGGCGGCCATCTGCCCGATCCCCTGCGCGCCGCGCGCCTCGCCGAGGCCGCCGGGGCCGACGGCATCACGGCGCACCTTCGCGAGGACCGGCGCCACATCGTCGACGCCGACATCGAGGGCCTGATGCGCGAGCTGAAGGTGCCGCTCAATTTCGAGATGGCGGCGACCGAGGAGATGGTCGGCATCGCGCTGCGCCACAGGCCGCACGCCGCCTGCATCGTGCCGGAGAAGCGCGAGGAGCGGACCACCGAGGGCGGGCTCGACGCCGCCGGTCAGCACAACAACCTGAAGCCGATGATCGCGCGCCTGCGCGATGCCGGCATCCGCGTCTCGCTGTTCATCGAGGCCGACCCCCGCCAGTTGGAGGCGGCGGTCGCGCTGGGTGCGCCGGTCGTCGAACTGCACACCGGCCGCTACTGCGAAATCGAGGGGGAGGCCAAGCAGGCCGAGTTGCAGCGGATCGCCAAGGCGGCGGCCCTGTGCGCCCAGCTTGGCCTCGAATGCCATGCCGGTCATGGGCTGAGCTACGCCGACGTCTCGCCGATCGCGGCCATTCCCGAGGTGCGGGAACTCAATATCGGCCATTTCCTGGTCGGCGAGGCCATTTTCGTGGGCCTGGAACCGGCGATCCGCGAGATGCGGCGCATCATGGACGCAGCCCGCGCCGGAGGGGCCGCCGCGTGATCATCGGTCTCGGCAACGATCTCTGCGACATCCGGCGCATCGAGAAATCGCTGGAGCGGTTCGGCGAGCGGTTCATCCAGCGTGTCTTCACGGAAACCGAGCAAAAGCGCTCGGAAGGCCGGGCCACGCGCGCGGCGAGCTACGCCAAGCGATTTGCGGCCAAGGAAGCCTGCGCCAAGGCACTGGGCACCGGGCTGCGGGCGGGGGTCTTCTGGCGTGACATGGGCGTGATCAATCTGCGCAGCGGCAAGCCCACAATGGCCCTGACGGGCGGGGCGCTGGCGCGGCTGCAGAAGATCACGCCGGCCGGCATGACTTCGCAAATCGACCTCAGCATCACGGACGAATACCCGCTCGCCCAGGCCATCGTGATCATTTCGGCGGTGCCCGCGCCATGATCCGGAATCGGGTGTCAGCGGGGTCC contains these protein-coding regions:
- a CDS encoding pyridoxine 5'-phosphate synthase, producing MSAPNHLRLGINIDHVATVRNARGGHLPDPLRAARLAEAAGADGITAHLREDRRHIVDADIEGLMRELKVPLNFEMAATEEMVGIALRHRPHAACIVPEKREERTTEGGLDAAGQHNNLKPMIARLRDAGIRVSLFIEADPRQLEAAVALGAPVVELHTGRYCEIEGEAKQAELQRIAKAAALCAQLGLECHAGHGLSYADVSPIAAIPEVRELNIGHFLVGEAIFVGLEPAIREMRRIMDAARAGGAAA
- the acpS gene encoding holo-ACP synthase, yielding MIIGLGNDLCDIRRIEKSLERFGERFIQRVFTETEQKRSEGRATRAASYAKRFAAKEACAKALGTGLRAGVFWRDMGVINLRSGKPTMALTGGALARLQKITPAGMTSQIDLSITDEYPLAQAIVIISAVPAP